The DNA sequence TAGCACATCCTGGTAATTTAGGGAAACACATATCTAGTGAATATTGTAAAGAACCATTCCtttctgcctgccttccttccattccTTTAGCCACATTTAATGTTAGATCTAATGAAATCAATGTGATGCTCCAAGACTAGGAGTTCCCCTTTTTCCTTCTGTCATTTATTACTTTTTTCCTCCCCCCTACTTTCTTCCTGTATTAATTCCCTTCTTTTTAAAGAATCATTGATTCCCTTTGCTGGTATCTGTGTATGTGCTTGAGACCCTGATGTCTGCATTGGTTGGTATTTCTGTTTTCCACATGACTCatgagggaaagggggaaaatctTGGAGGTAAAGGTTTCTGGCTTTGATCCTTGATCTTttgcttctttcttgaccagggaaaTGAGGATTCTGTGGAGCCAACACTTGGATGCAGTAAGGAAACCAATAATATAGAAAGAAGAAAACTTCTGAAGGTGATGATATTGCTGAAATCTTGACCTCACTTAcagataagaaaagaaaaaagaagtgtCAACTATTCGTATTGCAATTAAACACCCATATCACTGTTGGCGTGAAGGAGAAAGCATCAAAATGTTTGAAATGTGGAACGAGTTTTACTCAAGGGATTTTCTGCAGCAATATGAAAGGACtaacactggggagaagccctatgaatgcttggagtgtgggaacagcttcactcatagttcgggtctacgtaaacatcaaaggactcacactggggagaaaccctatacatgcctggtgTGTGCAAAGAGCTTTACAGAGAGTGGAAGCCTACAttctcatcaaaggactcacactggggagaaaccctattcatgcctggagtgtgCAAAGAGCTTCACAGAGAGTGGAAGCctacgttctcatcaaaggactcacactggggagaaaccatatacatgtcaagagtgtggacagagtttcactcagaggggaaatctacgttcacatcaaaggattcatacTGGAGAGAAGCCCTATGAATGCCTGAAGTGTGGAATGAGCTTCACTCAGAATTGTCATCTACAAAGACATCAAATGActcacacgggggagaaaccctatgaatgcttggagtgtgggaacagcttcactcgtagttcagatctatgtaaacatcaaaggactcacactggggagaaaccatatatgtgcctggagtgtggaaagagcttcacagaGAGTGGAAGCctacgttctcatcaaaggattcacactggggagaaaccctataaatgcctggaatgtggactaAGCTTCACtaatagttcaggtctacgttcacatcaaaggagtcacactggtgagaaaccctatatatgcctggagtgtggaaagagcttcactcacagTTCAAATCTttgtttacatcaaaggactcacactggggagaaaccctatacatgcctggagtgtggacagagtttcactCAAAGGGCtaatctacgtaaacatcaaaggactcacactggggagaaaccctatacatgcctggagtgcggaaagagctttgCGGAGAGTGGAACCctacgttctcatcaaaggacACACACTAGCGAGAAACCCTTTACATGCCAGGtctgtggacagagcttcactaagAGTTCAaatttacattcacatcaaaggactcacactggggagaaaccctatgaatgttTGGAGTGTGGGAATAGTTTCGCTCGTAGTTCAGATCTACGTATACACGAaaggactcatactggggagaaaccttatacatgcctggagtgtggaaagagtttcactcatagttcaggactacattcacatcaaaggactcacactggggagaaaccctatacatgcctggagtgtggaaacaGCTTCACGGAGAGTGgaagcctacgttcacatcaaaggattcatactggggagaagccctatgaatgcttggaatgtggaaaCAGCTTCACTTGTAGTTCagatctacgtaaacatcaaaggactcacactggggagaagccctatacatGCGTGgattgtggaaagagcttcacagaGAGTGGAAACctacgttctcatcaaaggattcacaccggggagaaaccctataaatgcctggaatgtggacagaacttcactcatagttcaggtctacgttcacatcaaaggattcatactggggagaaaccctatacatgcctggagtgtggacagagtttcactcatatttcaagtctacgttcacatcaaagaactcacactgagGAGAAACGTTATACATTCCTGGAGtttggaaagagcttcactcatagttcaagtCTGGGTTCACATCAAACTGGGGAGATACCCTATCAAGACATagcgtagaatcatagagttggaagagaccacctggGCCATTTCATTCAACcctgctttgattttatatgcttcATATGCTTTTATGGGTTTAACCAAAATtgtttaaataataatgatgtttaatactgttttaatatttgtatattttaagttatatTGCAAAGTTTTAAATTTGTGACCCACTTTGAGTCTCCAAAAATGTGATAATTATAGTATTATAATTATGGCAaggggttattattattgtaatgatATTATAAAAGtataatgataattataataacctcctgccatgcaggaaagcacaaagtGTGTGAGAATGAGTGTCTGAATTGAAAAAAATAACATTCTACAGTGATCCAGAATGACTTTGTAGTGAATATAACTGTTTGAGCTAAAAGTAGAAGCTGAAGACCAAAAGAATGAGTACAAAATGGAGATAGCTGCCTTGCATGATGGTATTGAGGCTCTGGCAGCCAAAAGCAAGGAACATCTGAACCATGGACAGAACTTTAGAATCTTGATAAATGGAGAACATCAAAGGCTGGTACAGTCAAAAGAATATAGCACTTGGGAGGTTCCCTTGCCATGATGGATTGAGTGTGAACTGATTTGGAGGACAACAAGGAGGACATGAGAGATTGTCCCTTCAGTATGATTCATTAAGCATGGGCTTAGTTTAGGAACAACAAAGGAGACCTCCCCGACACAGGTGCAGCTAGATGTACCAGAACTAAAGTCTTGAAAGGAACTGTGAAATTACATGAAAAGGAACATTATGTTTATTACCACGAAACAAAGAAGCCATAGACTAGAATTGCTCCTAAATGATATAAAAGGAGAGCCTCTTCCGGTATGGCTTTGTTGTTGAATGAAGTACTGCATCGGTGTCCCATCACTTCTGCAAAGGAACTTGATCAGTCCTTTGTGAGAAGATTGGTGAGTTTGAGAGtatgaatgaatgtgtgtgtgaatgtcCGTCCACTTGGTGTCAAGATCATTATGATTTTAAATACTGAATAAAAGTTACATGCATAGTGTTTAAACCCAAACCTGGTGTCACTGGTATCTTCTTCAAAGCCTATAGTCTCAAACttgcagattatttatttatttagaacattTCTATACTGCCTTTCTCCAAAGACCCTAGGTGTTTTACAGCGCCAATTACATACAAGTATAAAATACGCATCAAATAAAAAGCATCACAAAaaattcacaacattgttcaggaggtggctacaaagtacgtcccaaagaaaaaaccaagaaggcaagatggttgtctgttgagacactgtaagtagcccaagaaagaaggaaggcgaaaggaaacagtgatagtgggagatatgcccaattaaatgcacaattccagaggttagccagaggagagataaggaactattttaaaacaacaatgcatggaagtggaggaAGATAATAGAATAGGAAGAGCAAgatacctcttccagaaaatcagaaacattggaggtaaatttcaggcaaaaatgggcatgatcaaaaacaaaggtgGTGAGGacctaatggaataataataataataactttatttttataccccacctctatctccccaaaggggactcagggtggctgacatggagccaagcccgaataaaaacaatagcaatataaaacacaacaatagacaaaagacatgcacaattataaaaatttaaacattagccaataaaaacaaatgacaagcaCTAATAAAAAACaaggattaaaacggagaggttgtaaaagtagactgggtaaggtgcaccctataaatattgtaaatacgaggtgactgataaagtgctgcaaattcttggaagtgcaaattgggatgggaatagaccctgtgtctatatcaagttgacaaaggtaaaaagtgcaaaccggtacaaaaaTGGtgacagatacaggattgttatggggatgagcaatctttatccaaaggactgagtgaagagccaggttttcaagctcttcctgaaTACTACCAGGGTGGGAgattgcctgatttccctggggagcgagttccagagccggggcgcCACcgcggaatcatagaatcatagaatagtagagttggaagagaccacatgggccatctagtccaaccccctgctaagaagcaggaaatcgcattcaaagcacccccgacagatggccatccgggaGGCcctcgagaaggccctctccctcgtccccaccaaccgcgcttgggACAGagatgggag is a window from the Anolis carolinensis isolate JA03-04 chromosome 3, rAnoCar3.1.pri, whole genome shotgun sequence genome containing:
- the LOC100559296 gene encoding zinc finger protein 420 yields the protein MFEMWNEFYSRDFLQQYERTNTGEKPYECLECGNSFTHSSGLRKHQRTHTGEKPYTCLVCAKSFTESGSLHSHQRTHTGEKPYSCLECAKSFTESGSLRSHQRTHTGEKPYTCQECGQSFTQRGNLRSHQRIHTGEKPYECLKCGMSFTQNCHLQRHQMTHTGEKPYECLECGNSFTRSSDLCKHQRTHTGEKPYMCLECGKSFTESGSLRSHQRIHTGEKPYKCLECGLSFTNSSGLRSHQRSHTGEKPYICLECGKSFTHSSNLCLHQRTHTGEKPYTCLECGQSFTQRANLRKHQRTHTGEKPYTCLECGKSFAESGTLRSHQRTHTSEKPFTCQVCGQSFTKSSNLHSHQRTHTGEKPYECLECGNSFARSSDLRIHERTHTGEKPYTCLECGKSFTHSSGLHSHQRTHTGEKPYTCLECGNSFTESGSLRSHQRIHTGEKPYECLECGNSFTCSSDLRKHQRTHTGEKPYTCVDCGKSFTESGNLRSHQRIHTGEKPYKCLECGQNFTHSSGLRSHQRIHTGEKPYTCLECGQSFTHISSLRSHQRTHTEEKRYTFLEFGKSFTHSSSLGSHQTGEIPYQDIA